One Jaculus jaculus isolate mJacJac1 chromosome 4, mJacJac1.mat.Y.cur, whole genome shotgun sequence genomic window, TCCTCATAGGATTTACAGATCGCCCAGACCTGAAGATTCTTCTGTTCCTGCTGTTCTTTGCCATCTATCTGATCACCATGGTGGGCAATCTGGGTTTGGTGGTCTTGATTTACATGGAACGTCGTCTTCACACACCCATGTACATCTTTCTGGGCAACCTGGCTCTGATGGATTCTTGTTGCTCCTCAGCCATCACTCCCAAGATGTTAGAGAACTTCTTTTCTGTAGACAAAAGGATTACTCTGTATGAATGCATGGCGCAGTTCTATTTCCTCTGTCTTGCTGAAACCACAGACTGCTTTCTTCTGGCAGCCATGGCCTATGACCGCTACGTGGCCATATGCAGCCCGTTGCAATACCACACCATGATGTCCAAAAGACTCTGCTTTCAGATGATCACAGGAGCATACATAGCAGGAAACCTGCATCCTATGGTTGAAGTAGGGCTTCTGCTGAGATTAACTTTCTGTGGGTCTCATGTAATCAGTCACTTTTTTTGTGATGTCCTTCCATTATATAGACTCTCCTGTGTGGACCCATATATCAATGAGTTGATATTATTTATCTTGGCAGGTTCAATCCAAATCTTTACGATTACCATAGTCCTCGTGTCTTATCTCTATATACTTTTCACAATATTCACAATGAAGTCCAAAGAGGGAAGAAGCAAAGCCTTATCTACTTGTGCCTCCCACTTCCTGTCTGTGTCCATATTCTATGGTTCCCTTCTGTTCATGTATGCTCGGCCAAGTTCAGTTAATGAAGGAGATAAAGATATACCTGTTGCTATCTTTTATACTCTTGTAATTCCTTTATTAAACCCTTTTATTTATAGTCTAAGGAATAGGGAAGTAATAAATGTTCTGAAAAGTACAATGAAGAAGAGGCAAGTCTGCAACATTCTGAAACAAGTATCATCTCCCTTGGAAAACTGAATGCAAATTGAAAATACTCTTTTATAAGCCCACAATTAGTAGGAAAGTAAAAACTGCCACTTTGTga contains:
- the LOC101597711 gene encoding olfactory receptor 5K3-like yields the protein MNGDNHSGRAEFILIGFTDRPDLKILLFLLFFAIYLITMVGNLGLVVLIYMERRLHTPMYIFLGNLALMDSCCSSAITPKMLENFFSVDKRITLYECMAQFYFLCLAETTDCFLLAAMAYDRYVAICSPLQYHTMMSKRLCFQMITGAYIAGNLHPMVEVGLLLRLTFCGSHVISHFFCDVLPLYRLSCVDPYINELILFILAGSIQIFTITIVLVSYLYILFTIFTMKSKEGRSKALSTCASHFLSVSIFYGSLLFMYARPSSVNEGDKDIPVAIFYTLVIPLLNPFIYSLRNREVINVLKSTMKKRQVCNILKQVSSPLEN